The following coding sequences lie in one bacterium genomic window:
- a CDS encoding DNA topoisomerase IV subunit A: protein MTAKSKSEGPSRKDKDRLDRKTIDAIQDAARKVHGKIEKGQKPEMSFPVRSLQNVHFDKAKGYFEIGRSKKSRTLTVSTVRTFAQTLKMMSLSKDLVETNDFATKRDAYYQSKNWAEAGFHDQAESDTVMDDIEALFSIEGLSREQLRFIPDEHGGAVAGELIVNDPDYATGAVHRIDCTQFGSGAYSIPSLVEHLSFETSAKFVLAIETGGMFQRLQSHRFWEKADCILVSMAGVPTRATRRFVRKLADECRLPVYAFVDCDPYGISNIYRTLKVGSGNAAHVSRFFCVPQARFLGVTPQDIVDYKLPTHPLKEIDVKRAKDALKNDPFFKTYPVWAKALEQQLRMGVRAEQQALAKWGLNYVIEEYLPEKLAKADRFLP, encoded by the coding sequence ATGACCGCCAAGTCGAAAAGCGAGGGACCGAGCCGCAAGGACAAGGACCGCCTCGACCGCAAGACGATCGACGCGATCCAGGACGCGGCGCGCAAGGTGCACGGCAAGATCGAGAAGGGCCAGAAGCCGGAGATGTCGTTCCCGGTGCGCAGCCTGCAGAACGTCCACTTCGACAAGGCGAAGGGATACTTCGAGATCGGCCGCTCCAAGAAGAGCCGCACGCTGACCGTCTCCACCGTGCGGACGTTCGCGCAGACGCTGAAGATGATGTCGCTCTCCAAGGACCTCGTGGAGACGAACGACTTCGCCACGAAGCGAGACGCGTACTACCAGTCGAAGAACTGGGCCGAGGCCGGCTTCCACGACCAGGCCGAGTCCGACACGGTGATGGACGACATCGAGGCGCTGTTCTCGATCGAGGGGCTGAGCCGCGAGCAGCTCCGCTTCATCCCCGACGAGCACGGCGGCGCGGTCGCCGGCGAGCTGATCGTCAACGACCCCGACTACGCGACCGGCGCGGTCCACCGCATCGACTGCACGCAGTTCGGCTCCGGCGCCTACAGCATCCCCTCGCTCGTCGAGCACCTCTCGTTCGAGACGAGCGCCAAGTTCGTCCTCGCCATCGAGACCGGCGGCATGTTCCAGCGGCTGCAGAGCCACCGCTTCTGGGAGAAGGCCGACTGCATCCTCGTGTCGATGGCCGGCGTGCCGACGCGGGCCACGCGCCGCTTCGTGCGCAAGCTGGCCGACGAATGCCGGCTGCCGGTCTACGCCTTCGTCGACTGCGACCCCTACGGGATCTCCAACATCTACCGCACGCTCAAGGTCGGCTCCGGCAACGCGGCCCACGTCTCGCGCTTCTTCTGCGTGCCGCAGGCGCGCTTCCTCGGCGTGACGCCGCAGGACATCGTGGACTACAAGCTGCCGACCCACCCGCTGAAGGAGATCGACGTCAAGCGGGCCAAGGACGCGCTGAAGAACGACCCGTTCTTCAAGACCTACCCCGTCTGGGCCAAGGCGCTCGAGCAGCAGCTCCGGATGGGGGTCCGCGCCGAGCAGCAGGCCCTCGCCAAGTGGGGGCTGAACTACGTGATCGAGGAGTACCTCCCCGAGAAGCTGGCCAAGGCGGACCGCTTCCTCCCCTGA